In one window of Bemisia tabaci chromosome 4, PGI_BMITA_v3 DNA:
- the axed gene encoding BTB/POZ domain-containing protein 2, translating into MSGSAPEPNNNVPLSNEQPPIFEREEDSDVTFLVGYDSDTWRIPGHRKVLSHVNPVFRTMFEGSLAPPGPVVTIKDVDGRAFDNLLRFLYKEEINLQSATTALLTLYAAHKYLCIDLVKKCIMYLDEHMSVDSVLRVYQHLRVYSSEDSLVKIRTDGCLYQATAPPLTPTKSGSRESIVPENAEEPPPEGDTVADTTNYFSVIDYYCSSLLFNCLLYIDQNADDVLMEESLENLSSAELQEILERDSLRVSSEFLVFNALSRWCNSECKKLHLELTRENKRKVLEDKLLFTCRYLLMTSEEFLAGPMQSDFFDKPEETLILSLIIKSNAWNIFKKPQRCPRLTTEILSKISSRRSSSSGFSFEPVPLSKRSVMLDHYRAPGDSDPAASLLAIPQGGVCDSKAKKSKSKKRKTKNKTKGPSTSCCGSSVGDCMLRVLICIFD; encoded by the exons ATGTCCGGTAGTGCTCCAGAACCCAACAACAATGTGCCACTGAGCAACGA GCAACCTCCAATATTCGAGCGGGAAGAGGACAGTGATGTCACATTTCTGGTTGGCTacgattctgacacatggcggATCCCGGGACACCGTAAAGTTCTGTCACATGTGAACCCAGTGTTCCGAACCATGTTCGAGGGCTCTCTCGCCCCTCCAGGCCCTGTGGTCACCATCAAGGATGTCGATGGACGGGCCTTCGATAATCTACTTAG GTTCCTGTACAAGGAGGAGATAAACCTACAGTCGGCCACGACTGCCCTCCTGACTCTATACGCGGCACACAAGTACCTGTGCATCGACCTGGTGAAGAAGTGCATCATGTACCTGGACGAGCACATGAGCGTGGACAGCGTCCTGCGCGTCTACCAGCACCTCCGCGTCTACTCGAGCGAGGACAGCCTCGTCAAGATCCGGACGGACGGGTGTCTCTACCAGGCGACCGCGCCCCCGCTCACACCCACCAAATCCGGGAGCCGCGAGTCCATCGTCCCCGAGAACGCGGAAGAACCCCCGCCAGAGGGCGACACCGTCGCCGACACCACCAACTACTTCAGTGTGATAGACTACTATTGTTCCTCCTTGTTGTTCAACTGTTTGCTGTACATAGACCAGAACGCCGACGACGTCCTCATGGAGGAGAGCCTGGAGAATCTGTCTTCGGCCGAGTTGCAAGAGATCCTCGAACGAGACTCCTTGCGCGTTTCGTCCGAGTTTTTGGTTTTCAATGCGTTGAGCCGATGGTGCAATTCCGAGTGTAAAAAACTCCACCTTGAACTCACTCGGGAGAACAAACGTAAGGTCTTGGAGGATAAACTCCTCTTCACCTGCCGGTACCTGTTGATGACCTCCGAAGAATTCCTGGCGGGGCCGATGCAGTCGGACTTCTTCGACAAGCCGGAGGAGACGTTGATATTGTCCCTGATTATTAAATCCAACGCGTGGAATATCTTCAAGAAACCCCAGCGGTGTCCGCGTTTGACCACCGAGATTCTTAGTAAGATTAGTAGTAGGCGAAGCTCCAGTTCCGGGTTCAGCTTCGAGCCGGTGCCGCTGAGCAAGCGGTCGGTCATGCTGGACCACTACCGGGCCCCTGGGGACTCGGACCCTGCCGCTTCCCTCCTGGCCATCCCTCAGGGCGGAGTCTGTGATAGTAAAGCCAAGAAGAGCAAGAGTAAAAAGCGGAAAACGAAAAACAAGACGAAAGGACCGTCGACCAGTTGTTGCGGCTCCAGCGTAGGCGATTGCATGCTCAGGGTTTTGATCTGCATATTCGATTGA